From a region of the Paenibacillus lutimineralis genome:
- a CDS encoding glycoside hydrolase family 18 protein: protein MNKRSYIVAGYAVDAHLPDITQEDLTKLTHLNIAFGQVVDHRISVAHLHNLGMLQEIKRNYAHLSILLSVGGWSAGGFSEAAATETGRLQMAESAVRILTEYPLDGIDLDWEYPCYGEAEIAASPEDKTNFTLLLKTMREALDAKGVQDGRHYMLTIAAGADQYYVDGTEIDQVQQYLDFIQIMTYDMRGGFQVLTGHHTNLYTSTGDLFRISTDASVNLFLRAGVPREKIVIGAAFYSRMWNQVPDRNHGLHQMAGTTGGYGPNYTALVKDYINKNGYTRYWDEEALAPYLFNGSSFISYEDEQSIGHKCTYVKENGLAGVMFWEYSCDNTHRLLNAMYRGL, encoded by the coding sequence ATGAATAAGCGCAGCTACATCGTCGCCGGCTATGCCGTTGATGCTCATCTCCCCGATATTACTCAAGAAGATCTGACGAAGCTGACTCACCTAAATATAGCCTTTGGTCAGGTGGTTGATCATCGGATTTCTGTCGCTCATCTGCACAACCTTGGAATGCTGCAGGAGATCAAAAGAAATTATGCTCATTTAAGCATTTTGTTATCTGTCGGTGGATGGAGTGCTGGCGGGTTTTCGGAAGCGGCCGCGACTGAGACGGGAAGATTACAGATGGCCGAATCAGCGGTACGTATCTTGACGGAGTATCCGCTAGACGGGATTGATCTGGATTGGGAGTACCCTTGCTATGGTGAAGCCGAAATTGCTGCTAGTCCGGAGGACAAGACGAATTTTACATTGCTCCTTAAGACAATGCGGGAAGCGCTTGATGCCAAAGGGGTACAGGACGGTCGCCACTATATGCTAACCATCGCTGCTGGGGCTGATCAATATTATGTGGACGGTACAGAGATAGATCAGGTACAGCAATACCTTGATTTTATACAGATAATGACCTACGATATGCGCGGTGGTTTCCAGGTGCTGACCGGGCACCATACGAATTTGTATACATCGACAGGGGATTTATTCCGTATTAGTACGGATGCCTCGGTGAATCTGTTCCTGCGCGCTGGCGTGCCGAGAGAGAAGATCGTGATCGGGGCTGCTTTTTACTCTCGGATGTGGAATCAGGTGCCGGACCGCAACCATGGCCTTCATCAAATGGCCGGCACGACGGGCGGGTACGGTCCGAATTATACGGCCTTAGTCAAGGATTACATCAACAAGAACGGTTACACTCGTTACTGGGATGAAGAAGCACTGGCGCCATACCTTTTCAATGGGTCAAGCTTCATATCTTATGAGGATGAACAGTCGATCGGACATAAATGCACCTATGTGAAAGAGAATGGACTTGCAGGCGTAATGTTCTGGGAATATAGCTGCGATAACACGCATCGTTTGCTGAATGCGATGTATCGCGGACTTTAA
- a CDS encoding LacI family DNA-binding transcriptional regulator has protein sequence MKDIKIIDVAKRANVSPATVSRVLNGSKLVNAKTEQRVMQVIREMEYIPNNMGKQLRSRKTMTLAVVVSDVLVSYYAEIIKGIENMANSLHYRVLICDAQNQRAKELEFLSFLINHTVDALIMVTPSLSDEELSSYAEDGYRLAVIGREVGHPLIPCSFTDNITLARDVIYHLTEQGHRKIAFLSGYSEATDSIKRLEGFIQALEEAGIPFEQGLVENGDFSEDGGYEAFKRLRSQCEDFTAVFAANDEMALGVYKACAEMDISIPDQLAVVGVDNIRLTNYVVPRISSMEQPLYMMGSVLAEKLIDQINDNRLADQRLFVLNAELVVKESSLRKISN, from the coding sequence ATGAAGGATATTAAAATTATCGATGTGGCGAAGCGGGCAAATGTATCGCCGGCCACAGTGTCACGCGTGTTGAACGGGAGCAAGCTGGTGAATGCCAAGACAGAACAGCGGGTCATGCAGGTCATCCGCGAGATGGAGTATATCCCCAACAATATGGGCAAGCAGCTGCGCAGTCGCAAGACGATGACGCTAGCGGTTGTAGTCTCAGATGTGCTCGTCTCTTATTATGCGGAAATTATTAAAGGGATCGAGAACATGGCGAATTCTCTCCATTATAGAGTGCTGATCTGCGATGCTCAGAATCAGAGGGCAAAGGAACTGGAGTTCCTATCATTTCTGATCAATCATACGGTAGACGCCCTAATTATGGTCACCCCCAGTCTCTCAGATGAGGAACTAAGCTCTTATGCAGAGGATGGTTACCGCCTTGCTGTAATTGGACGGGAGGTAGGGCATCCGTTGATTCCGTGCTCATTCACAGACAATATTACGTTGGCCAGAGATGTTATATATCATCTGACCGAACAAGGGCATCGTAAAATAGCTTTTCTGAGCGGTTACTCGGAAGCTACCGACAGTATCAAACGGTTGGAAGGATTCATCCAGGCTCTTGAAGAGGCAGGTATTCCATTTGAACAGGGTTTGGTGGAGAACGGTGACTTTTCAGAGGATGGCGGATATGAGGCGTTCAAGAGACTGCGGAGTCAGTGCGAGGATTTCACCGCCGTATTTGCTGCCAATGATGAAATGGCGCTTGGCGTATATAAAGCCTGTGCCGAGATGGACATATCGATCCCTGATCAATTGGCAGTCGTAGGCGTAGACAATATTCGTCTGACGAACTATGTTGTGCCGAGAATCAGCTCGATGGAGCAGCCTCTATACATGATGGGGTCAGTGCTGGCTGAGAAATTAATTGATCAGATTAATGACAACAGGTTGGCCGATCAGAGACTTTTTGTGTTGAATGCAGAGCTGGTTGTTAAGGAATCATCACTTAGGAAAATATCGAATTAA
- the glpX gene encoding class II fructose-bisphosphatase — protein sequence MERELALEIVRVTEMGALSSACFIGRGDKNAADQAATTAIRSMFDSVSIDGTVVIGEGEMDDAPMLYIGEKVGNKQGPSVDVAVDPLEGTEVVARGLENAQSVIAIADRGCLLHAPDIYMEKLACGPQLAGKLSLEDPVDVTLQKASQVTGKAISELKIMVLDRERHQGLINSLRQAGVRVKLLDHGDIAGAIATALPDNEVDLYMGSGGAPEGVLAAAALKCLGGEMQGRLLPQGPFELQRCHMMGLDDPLRVLHMEDMVGSGDVIFAATGVSTGEFLTGVRFIGNDRAETHSVIMRAQSRTIRYIRSIHYLPSKGIDLGVGFRHAEAM from the coding sequence ATGGAACGGGAATTAGCTTTGGAGATTGTACGTGTAACTGAAATGGGGGCTCTATCCTCCGCGTGTTTCATCGGTAGAGGCGATAAGAATGCTGCTGATCAGGCTGCTACCACAGCTATTCGTTCCATGTTCGATTCCGTATCGATTGACGGGACGGTGGTCATCGGTGAAGGTGAGATGGATGATGCACCTATGCTCTATATCGGCGAGAAGGTCGGGAACAAGCAAGGACCTTCCGTAGATGTGGCGGTTGATCCGCTGGAGGGGACTGAGGTTGTCGCCCGCGGTCTGGAGAATGCACAATCGGTTATCGCAATTGCGGATAGAGGATGCCTGCTGCATGCTCCCGACATTTATATGGAGAAGCTGGCTTGTGGTCCGCAGTTGGCCGGCAAGCTAAGTCTTGAAGATCCAGTAGATGTTACCTTGCAGAAAGCCAGCCAGGTTACGGGCAAGGCGATATCCGAGCTTAAGATTATGGTACTAGACCGTGAACGTCATCAAGGTTTGATCAACAGTCTGCGTCAGGCAGGCGTACGTGTGAAGCTGCTCGATCATGGCGATATAGCCGGAGCGATAGCTACTGCGTTGCCTGATAATGAAGTGGATCTGTACATGGGCTCCGGCGGTGCGCCCGAAGGGGTGCTGGCTGCTGCAGCTCTCAAATGTCTTGGTGGGGAGATGCAGGGTCGACTCCTGCCGCAGGGACCGTTCGAGCTTCAACGTTGTCATATGATGGGGCTGGACGATCCGCTGCGGGTCCTGCACATGGAGGATATGGTCGGTTCTGGCGATGTGATCTTCGCGGCAACCGGCGTAAGTACCGGTGAATTTCTGACCGGGGTACGATTTATCGGCAATGATCGGGCCGAGACTCATTCGGTTATAATGCGGGCGCAGAGCCGTACGATCCGGTATATCCGCAGCATTCATTACCTGCCAAGCAAGGGCATTGATTTGGGTGTGGGCTTCAGACATGCTGAAGCCATGTAG
- a CDS encoding pyruvate, water dikinase regulatory protein, which yields MEQASHYVTIVSDSIGDTADAVVQAVIHQFQNQRVTIRRYGNVRSEDELRKLMEETAPLNGFVAYTLVQPELREMIREEAVRLDLRIVDIMGPMMQAFIDTFDDSPQERPGLLHQLDDKYFRRMEAIEFTVACDDGRDLGAMLKADIVLLGMSRTSKTPLSIFLAHRGKKVVNYAVVPEVGPPQELLSLPSNRVIGLTMKPEYMLKIRSERLKMLGLPEGSQYASLERIREETEYAMTLYAKLGCPVIDITNKAIEETAGIIMGHIPDSPED from the coding sequence ATGGAGCAAGCTTCGCATTATGTTACGATTGTCTCTGATTCGATCGGGGACACGGCGGATGCCGTCGTGCAGGCTGTAATACATCAGTTCCAGAATCAGCGCGTTACCATTCGCCGTTACGGCAATGTAAGAAGCGAGGATGAACTGCGGAAGCTGATGGAGGAGACGGCCCCGCTTAACGGATTCGTCGCTTATACTCTTGTACAACCCGAACTGCGGGAGATGATTCGGGAAGAAGCTGTCCGCCTGGACCTGAGGATTGTCGATATTATGGGGCCGATGATGCAGGCATTTATCGATACCTTTGATGATTCGCCGCAGGAGCGGCCAGGTCTGTTGCATCAGCTTGACGATAAGTATTTTCGCAGAATGGAGGCGATTGAATTTACGGTCGCCTGTGATGATGGACGTGATCTTGGAGCGATGCTGAAGGCGGATATCGTGCTGCTTGGGATGTCACGGACTTCGAAGACGCCGCTCAGTATATTTCTGGCTCATCGGGGCAAGAAAGTGGTTAATTATGCGGTTGTTCCGGAAGTTGGACCACCGCAGGAACTGCTTAGTCTTCCTTCTAACCGGGTGATTGGATTGACGATGAAGCCGGAGTATATGTTGAAGATCCGTTCTGAGCGGCTCAAGATGTTGGGGCTGCCTGAGGGCTCCCAATACGCTAGTCTTGAGCGGATTCGCGAAGAGACAGAATATGCGATGACACTGTACGCCAAGCTAGGCTGCCCGGTCATTGACATTACGAACAAAGCAATTGAAGAGACGGCTGGAATTATTATGGGTCATATTCCGGATTCACCGGAAGATTAA
- a CDS encoding tetraprenyl-beta-curcumene synthase family protein yields MIELEQDRNQFPREPLRLMSRVYKFILPDVRKELEGWRKVAGEIPDPELRKQALASIQTKEFHCQGGAVYAAANLPKRHILIPLIVAFQTISDYLDNLCDRSTSMNADDFRLLHQSMLDAVNPGTELEDYYALREEKDDGGYLHQLVQTCRDNIALLPGYYAAKPYIQDLVGLYTDLQVYKHIKPSLREDALIQWWDQHKERTPHLQWNEFAAATGSTLGVFMLFLAASNEELDRGSAETIRDAYFPHVCGLHIMLDYLIDQEEDEIGGDLNFCSYYDSKEIMLERIAYIVEGARHDIKKLPASSFHRMIIEGLLALYLSDPKVSQQQEIYDVSKRLMKRSPLMRLFFFANSKWIRKRL; encoded by the coding sequence TTGATTGAACTTGAGCAGGACCGTAACCAGTTCCCGCGCGAGCCGTTAAGGCTGATGAGCCGGGTGTATAAGTTTATACTTCCGGATGTGCGTAAGGAATTGGAAGGTTGGAGGAAGGTCGCAGGGGAGATTCCTGATCCAGAGCTGAGGAAGCAGGCGCTGGCCAGCATTCAGACAAAGGAATTTCATTGTCAGGGTGGGGCAGTATATGCAGCGGCGAATTTGCCGAAACGACATATTTTAATTCCATTGATTGTTGCTTTTCAAACGATCAGCGATTATTTAGATAATTTATGTGATCGAAGTACTTCAATGAATGCTGATGATTTTCGTTTATTGCATCAAAGCATGCTGGACGCAGTGAATCCGGGGACTGAGCTTGAAGATTATTATGCTTTGCGTGAAGAGAAGGACGATGGAGGGTATTTGCACCAGCTTGTCCAGACTTGCCGGGACAATATCGCTTTACTGCCGGGATATTATGCGGCTAAGCCCTATATCCAGGATCTTGTCGGGCTATATACCGACCTTCAGGTTTACAAGCATATTAAGCCGAGTCTTCGTGAAGATGCCCTTATCCAGTGGTGGGATCAACACAAGGAACGTACCCCTCATTTACAGTGGAATGAATTTGCTGCAGCCACTGGCTCGACATTAGGGGTATTTATGCTTTTTCTGGCAGCGAGTAACGAGGAGTTGGATCGAGGCAGCGCTGAGACGATTCGCGATGCTTACTTCCCGCATGTTTGTGGTCTACATATTATGCTTGATTATTTGATTGATCAGGAGGAAGATGAGATTGGCGGGGATCTGAATTTCTGCAGTTACTATGACAGCAAGGAAATAATGCTGGAGCGGATAGCCTACATTGTAGAAGGTGCTCGCCATGACATTAAGAAGCTTCCTGCATCGTCATTTCATCGAATGATTATCGAAGGATTGCTGGCGCTGTATTTATCAGATCCTAAGGTAAGCCAGCAGCAGGAAATCTATGATGTTTCTAAGCGTTTGATGAAAAGGAGCCCACTGATGAGGCTGTTCTTCTTCGCCAATAGTAAGTGGATCCGCAAACGCCTGTAA
- a CDS encoding MATE family efflux transporter — protein sequence MKETYTLKQKYMQFLHILLPILVTQITMSLMTFFDTIMSGHASPADLAGTAIGASLWVPVQTGLSGVLMGITPIVSQLIGGGKPDKVGYNVMQALWLAAAVGIVVLIIGGFLISPILNKMGLEPKVHHVAFYYLVSISTGILPLFGYIVIRSFIDALGQTRVSMVISLISLPLNIGAGYLLIFGRLGFPRLGGIGSGIASAFTYWCIFLIALWIAHKAQPFASYRVFGKLHRISLEKWKELMKLGIPIGFSMFFETAVFAAVTLLMSRFDTLTIAAHQAANNFASTLYMLPLSICLALTILVGFETGAARLKDAKQYAVIGISTAIGLSLITAMLLMVFRNGVAGLYSSDKAVITLITHFLVYAVFFQISDAIATPTQGALRGYKDVNPAFWISLLAYWIIGLPLGIVLAKYTTLGPYGYWIGLISGLAAAAVLLLHRLYVVQRRIAQRMIQVEQSH from the coding sequence ATGAAGGAAACTTATACATTAAAGCAAAAATACATGCAGTTCCTGCATATTCTTCTCCCGATTCTAGTTACGCAGATTACGATGTCATTAATGACCTTCTTCGATACAATTATGTCCGGTCATGCCAGTCCAGCCGACCTGGCGGGAACCGCCATCGGCGCAAGTCTTTGGGTTCCAGTCCAGACCGGCTTAAGCGGCGTACTGATGGGGATCACTCCAATCGTATCTCAGCTCATCGGGGGAGGCAAACCGGACAAGGTTGGCTACAATGTCATGCAAGCCCTGTGGCTTGCAGCCGCGGTCGGAATCGTGGTTCTTATTATCGGGGGATTTCTAATTTCTCCTATATTGAATAAAATGGGATTAGAACCCAAGGTGCATCATGTCGCATTTTATTATCTCGTATCGATATCAACCGGTATACTGCCCTTATTTGGCTACATTGTCATCCGTTCATTTATCGATGCATTGGGACAAACCCGTGTGTCCATGGTTATATCCCTGATCTCCCTGCCCTTGAATATCGGTGCTGGATATTTGCTCATCTTTGGACGGCTCGGTTTTCCGCGATTGGGCGGGATTGGTTCGGGGATAGCCTCGGCCTTTACTTATTGGTGCATCTTCCTGATCGCTCTTTGGATTGCGCATAAGGCGCAGCCGTTCGCTTCATACCGAGTATTCGGCAAGCTGCACCGTATTTCACTGGAGAAGTGGAAGGAACTGATGAAGCTCGGCATACCGATTGGCTTCTCGATGTTCTTTGAGACAGCGGTCTTTGCGGCGGTTACATTATTAATGAGCCGCTTCGATACGTTGACGATCGCCGCCCATCAAGCGGCTAACAACTTTGCTTCTACCTTGTATATGCTTCCTTTGAGCATCTGTCTGGCGCTTACTATCCTGGTCGGCTTCGAGACGGGTGCGGCCCGGCTCAAGGATGCCAAGCAATACGCTGTCATCGGGATCAGCACCGCGATTGGATTATCGCTTATTACCGCCATGCTGTTAATGGTGTTCCGCAACGGTGTCGCAGGACTGTACTCCAGTGATAAGGCTGTTATTACCCTGATTACTCATTTTCTGGTCTACGCTGTATTCTTCCAGATTTCCGATGCCATTGCCACACCTACTCAAGGAGCATTGCGCGGATATAAGGATGTGAATCCAGCATTCTGGATCAGTCTGCTGGCCTATTGGATCATCGGATTGCCGCTTGGAATCGTTCTGGCCAAGTATACAACTCTCGGCCCATACGGCTACTGGATCGGACTGATCTCCGGACTGGCTGCCGCAGCCGTGCTTCTGCTTCATCGTCTCTATGTCGTACAGCGAAGAATTGCACAACGAATGATACAGGTCGAACAATCACATTGA
- a CDS encoding YitT family protein — protein MLKEIRNCVIILIGAAFIASGFNLFLVPQQLLSGGVSGLAMLTGYFTPFSINTMYLAYNVPLLIIGLFLLGRRFIGLSILSVAGVTLMMALIPERALASDTLLSAVFGGVLVGIGSGISFRVGGSSGGFDIIGSAVTRYRDFPVGTILVFMNGVVILAMGYLKGNWNLALASMVSIYLTGKVLDMIHVSHNKVTLFIVTDKTEELLKQLLARPRGVTKIKTEGAFSHKEKDMLMTVTTMYELTELKEVIKQTDPAAFVNIVETTGVMGSFRRR, from the coding sequence GTGTTAAAGGAAATTAGGAACTGTGTTATCATCTTGATCGGGGCGGCGTTTATCGCCTCAGGCTTCAATCTGTTCCTCGTTCCACAACAACTTCTAAGCGGAGGAGTATCCGGATTGGCTATGCTGACAGGGTACTTCACGCCATTTAGCATAAATACGATGTACCTCGCCTATAACGTCCCTCTGTTAATTATTGGGCTTTTTCTGCTGGGCAGACGGTTTATCGGTCTAAGCATCCTGTCCGTTGCCGGAGTTACGCTGATGATGGCGCTCATTCCAGAGAGAGCTCTGGCCTCCGATACGCTGCTCTCGGCCGTCTTTGGCGGTGTGCTCGTCGGCATCGGAAGCGGTATTTCCTTCCGCGTTGGCGGTTCCTCCGGCGGCTTCGATATTATCGGCTCGGCCGTCACGCGCTACCGCGATTTCCCAGTCGGAACGATCCTCGTCTTCATGAACGGTGTCGTGATTCTGGCTATGGGTTACCTGAAAGGCAACTGGAATTTGGCCCTTGCCTCGATGGTTTCCATTTATTTGACCGGCAAAGTACTAGATATGATTCATGTTAGCCATAATAAAGTTACGCTGTTCATCGTAACTGATAAGACCGAGGAGCTATTGAAGCAGCTTCTGGCTCGTCCGCGTGGGGTTACGAAGATTAAGACTGAAGGAGCCTTCTCCCATAAGGAGAAGGATATGCTTATGACCGTTACGACCATGTACGAGCTTACTGAGCTAAAAGAAGTCATCAAACAGACCGATCCTGCCGCTTTCGTTAATATTGTAGAAACGACAGGCGTAATGGGCTCTTTCCGCAGACGCTGA
- a CDS encoding peroxiredoxin, giving the protein MLKPGEQAPLFQADSTQGTINLTNLLGQKPIVLIFYPMDETPGCTKQLCAVRDAESEYAERGAAVLGVNTASKDSHEKFAAKQGYRFPLVVDEGGAIRRLYGVGKSLGFLTQQRSVFVIDLEGRIALAEKGLPSTEDILAAIDSLLQKKPE; this is encoded by the coding sequence ATGCTGAAACCGGGTGAACAAGCCCCCCTCTTCCAGGCCGACAGTACACAAGGCACCATCAATCTTACCAATTTGCTTGGACAGAAGCCGATTGTACTTATTTTCTATCCGATGGACGAGACGCCGGGATGTACAAAACAGCTCTGTGCCGTACGTGATGCCGAATCAGAGTATGCCGAGAGAGGAGCCGCAGTACTAGGTGTGAATACCGCCTCCAAAGACAGCCACGAGAAATTTGCTGCCAAGCAAGGCTACCGCTTCCCGCTCGTGGTGGACGAAGGCGGGGCCATCCGCCGTCTCTATGGAGTAGGCAAGTCGCTCGGCTTCCTGACCCAGCAGCGAAGCGTATTCGTCATTGACCTGGAAGGCAGAATCGCCTTAGCGGAGAAGGGCCTTCCCTCCACCGAGGATATTCTGGCCGCCATCGATTCACTTCTACAGAAAAAGCCTGAATAG
- the pfkA gene encoding 6-phosphofructokinase, whose amino-acid sequence MSAVKKIAVLTSGGDSQGMNAAVRAVVRSGLYYGVEVFGVQRGYQGLLNNDIFSMDIRSVGDIIQRGGTILQSARCLEFRTPEGQQKGAQILRDRGIDGLVVIGGDGSYQGAEKLSKLGIKTMGLPGTIDNDISFTDYTIGFDTAVGIVVDAVNKLRDTMSSHERASVVEVMGRHSGDIALYSGLASGAETILVPEVPFDLNEVADRMRQNFDNGKRHSIVIVAEGVGKGEEVVEAIKKRQPSLEPRATVLGHIQRGGCPTPFDRNLASRLGDFAVRSLIAGESNKACGMIGGEMVLTDIEKVVATKKPFDMKMYELASRLSQ is encoded by the coding sequence ATGTCAGCAGTTAAAAAAATCGCAGTCCTTACTAGTGGTGGAGATTCCCAGGGCATGAACGCGGCAGTACGCGCCGTTGTACGCAGTGGATTGTATTATGGTGTAGAGGTATTCGGAGTTCAAAGAGGGTACCAAGGCCTCTTGAATAATGATATTTTCTCCATGGACATTCGCAGCGTCGGTGATATCATTCAACGCGGTGGCACCATTCTTCAATCGGCGCGCTGTCTGGAATTCAGAACGCCTGAAGGTCAACAGAAGGGTGCGCAAATTTTACGCGATCGCGGAATCGACGGCCTGGTCGTTATCGGCGGCGACGGCTCCTATCAAGGTGCTGAGAAGCTGAGCAAGCTGGGCATTAAGACGATGGGCTTGCCAGGGACGATCGATAATGATATTTCGTTCACCGACTATACCATCGGCTTTGATACTGCGGTAGGGATTGTCGTTGATGCTGTCAACAAACTGCGTGACACGATGTCTTCCCATGAACGTGCTTCGGTAGTTGAAGTTATGGGTCGTCATTCTGGCGACATCGCTCTCTATTCTGGTCTGGCTTCTGGCGCTGAGACGATTCTCGTTCCTGAAGTACCGTTCGACTTGAACGAAGTGGCTGACCGTATGAGACAGAACTTTGACAACGGCAAGAGACATAGTATCGTTATCGTTGCTGAAGGAGTGGGCAAAGGCGAAGAAGTGGTTGAAGCGATCAAGAAACGTCAGCCATCCTTGGAGCCACGTGCAACAGTACTTGGACATATTCAACGTGGCGGATGCCCGACGCCATTCGACCGCAACCTGGCGAGCAGACTCGGTGATTTCGCTGTACGCAGCCTGATTGCTGGCGAATCGAACAAGGCCTGCGGCATGATCGGCGGCGAGATGGTACTGACTGACATCGAGAAAGTTGTAGCGACCAAGAAGCCGTTTGATATGAAAATGTATGAATTGGCTTCCCGCTTGTCTCAATAA
- a CDS encoding helix-turn-helix transcriptional regulator: MIELTSRQLEIIDIVKKRAPITGEQIAESLNLSRPTIRSDLSILVMLEYIDAKPKVGYFPGKKAVARLSGGYLLKETKVKDIQSNPIIIREATTIQDAVVTLFLQDVGTLMICDADGKLAGVASRKDFLKVTLGNPAAASMPVSMVMTRQSKVVTVSPEDSVLDAAHKMIFYEVDSLPVVVQSEKGQEGTGPDLVGRLTKASIIKFILEVEANG; encoded by the coding sequence GTGATTGAACTGACATCTCGTCAATTAGAAATAATCGATATCGTGAAGAAGAGGGCTCCGATCACCGGTGAACAAATAGCGGAGAGCCTGAATCTGAGCAGGCCGACGATTCGAAGTGACCTCTCCATTCTAGTCATGCTTGAATATATCGATGCGAAACCGAAGGTAGGGTATTTCCCCGGTAAGAAGGCTGTGGCCCGGTTATCAGGAGGGTATTTACTGAAGGAGACCAAGGTCAAGGATATCCAGAGCAATCCGATTATTATCCGTGAGGCTACGACAATTCAAGATGCTGTTGTGACCCTGTTCCTGCAGGATGTGGGTACTCTTATGATCTGTGATGCTGATGGCAAGTTAGCCGGAGTTGCGTCACGCAAGGATTTTCTTAAGGTAACGTTAGGAAATCCTGCTGCGGCATCGATGCCTGTAAGTATGGTAATGACCAGGCAGTCCAAGGTAGTCACCGTGTCTCCTGAGGACTCGGTGCTCGATGCCGCACATAAGATGATTTTCTATGAAGTGGATAGCTTACCTGTTGTCGTTCAGAGTGAGAAGGGGCAGGAAGGTACAGGACCTGACTTAGTAGGTAGATTGACCAAAGCCTCAATCATTAAATTTATATTAGAAGTAGAAGCCAATGGATAA